Genomic DNA from Schistocerca serialis cubense isolate TAMUIC-IGC-003099 chromosome 5, iqSchSeri2.2, whole genome shotgun sequence:
ttattactTCACAGGAGTATTCCTTTTGTTCTTTCTGGCTTGCCTGTTGTGTAGCAGATGATTTTGTAGGCAGCGGCAaagatttggtggcttgttgcgCAGCTGTAGGAGAAGGAAACGAGGGTACTGTCGTGGTACTGGGTGATTTGACAGCTGCAGTGCCGAATTAGAAGTTGCaggtctgtgtggccatgtcctttgtgGGGTTAGGCATATCAAGACAGCCACTATTAGTGCCAGATGATAAAATGCAGAGCTTTCAACCAGCGAACAACTTGCGAGCAACaaggtaaggtactttttccttcactGGGATCTCCCGGATGGCCCactcattgagatacatgggaCATGAAAACAGGGAATGAGGTGGCATGGTCACCACTACAATTGATACAGCAGAGAGGAGGAGGCAGGCAGTCCCtcttgagcatccctaccacaagtaacacatttggctgtgACTTGACAGGACACAAGTGTAGTTGTGACATCAATACTGCCAGCAATGCATCAGATTTGGAAAGTATGGCCGGATTGTAATGACTTCATAGCTTGCCTTGATCTTCAATGGAAGCACTAAATGATCAaatgtgagaaaagaaaaaaagtgagtTGGCACTCATGTTGCATCAACATTTTTCATTACCAGATGGaatgcaatgacaccctgatcagagggaTAAGTCTGGATTTCtccctcagtcagaccatcaagcagctgAGTGTAAACACCACCAAAAGAAGAATTCAGCATTCAGTGGGCCTCGACTCaaaacaggatagctgtggaggagtgaagctgtaagcagttgttgggcttgaaaatcacaaTTTGTCTGTAGAAGCAAAGTCTCATTATGTAAGCGAGAGCAATTTCACACAGCCTACAGTtgtatcaacacctttctgaataataaatgaatCAAGTGTAGCAAAGGACTGAGCTTCTCCGGTACATGATATCATGAGGAACCAAGGTGCAGCTGACAgagtctttgaatctttagcctcattctgtttatgttcAGTAGATTCAGACAGAGATGGTGATTagctcattgaaaaaaaaaaaaaaaaatccaccatgattgccagcatctcctaTGGCACACTTGttccaactggggggggggggggggggggggacgactcaGAGGGGGCTCACCCACCTtagatgattgttcacacctcccaaactcctgacagagggaccaattggcaaatGGGAAGGCTATCACctgtccctgggcctggcctttaccaagtggtacgtgcgaaccctacctgtcaacccaggGCTGGTAATTATGCGTCACCCAGGCAGCTGTTACACTTCAAATGTGtaggctggccttcaggagcacatagggaggaagaagaaacaaagagaaacCTCAAACGTTGAAGCAGAGTTAGGAGAGGCAAtggagatgaagaaagaaagaaaaacagatggGAGACTGTTCCAATGCTGTGCTATTGAAACTGCAACACACATTCTCAAAAATATGCAAGACATGTTCTTCAAGAGAGGGGAAAAGAACAGCAGGATAGACATGCTGCGTGGAAAACAGAGAAGTGCTGCAAAGGCTGAAGCCCCGTGGTAACCAAGCACAAACTTACCAAAGAGCAGTGAACCCCCTGAGGGGCCGTTTCATCATGGCTTCtcagcatttcctatttatttcatttctaataacttatactgctgtattcctgtttcttcttgaacatttttgtacttacttctttcataAATCAACTGAATTATTTATTTTGGTACTAAAGATTTCTCTGCAGTAGCCTTCCTTGTATCTCTATTTGTCTGTCCAAcatttgtgattgccctttttagagatgtccattctcttCGACTGAACTGCGTACTGTAGCAATCCTTAcggcagtatctacagccttagagaacttcaaacacaccTCACCATTCCCCAatgcttcagtatcccacttctttccaaaacgattctcctactcttcatcactactaagttatggtctgaatctatatctgctcctgggtaccctTGCAATCCAATACCTAATTTCAGGATCTCTGTCTGCCAATAATGTAATCAAAATGGAACCTTCCAGTGTCCCAGGCCTTTTCCAATTTTACCACCTCCTTTTGTGAGTTCCGAGTAGTGTATTCACTACTGCTAGCTCAAAATTGTTGCAGGACTCAATTAGTCGTCGTCCTTACTCGTTCCTGCAACCTGAATGATATTCTCCCGTAGTGCTGCCGTCTATTCCTTCCCTCATTACAGCATTCTGACCACCCaggactactagattttcatctcccttttaacactgaattaccctttcaattgCCCCTCTATCTCTTCATGTTCTGCTTGTAAAATCAGCAGGTATATCTAATTCTACTGTTGTTGTCACTAGTTTCATTTGATTTTGATGGGAAaaacctatcactgaaatgttcactgtAACTCATgttctgccctacctttctattcataataaTTTCTGCACCCATTAAGACAATTTTCTGCAGATGTTGATATTAGtatacatattcatctgaccaaaaatcctgatTTCTTCATTTCGTTTTACTACCACAACTATATCTAGACAGAAACTTTCCATttctctcttcagattttctagcttcccaaccacattcagacttctgacatttcatgctccAACTCTTGGTATGTTACCCTTccattagttattccatctttttctcatgacaCCTCTCCCTTAGCAGTCCCATCTGGAAGATCTTAATGGGGAACTAAACCAGAATTTTTGATAATGGAGATCACgatgacactttttcaataacaggctacatgtcctgtgggtacacattatgtgttgttaatgaagtggtttccactGTCTTCTGCATTGTGATCCCATTGAACATTGCTGATTCCTCCACCTTTTACGGGCACCCAGGTACAAGAGGGTGCACCAAAACAGTCTGCTCTCCTGTCCTCCTCGACAAGACTGTCCACAGAATGGGTGAGACTCCTTAATACCAGAAGTCATTGGTTtccatttttattgatttttattcaaaatttaagcagtggccgcATTCAACCCTGAGATCTAGGATGTTATGGTTCTAGTAAAAGAAATTATACATAGACCACAGCAAATAGTGCTTGTAATGAGTAGTGATAATTAATAtgttcatttttattacatttaagcCATCATGCTATTTAGTATTTTGTAAATGCCCAGCatgcagctacacacacacacacacacacacacacacacacacacacacacacacacacacttacttcatTCATCTTGATATGTGTGACTGAGTAAGGAAAGAgcctacttactttatttttgtcaATATAGTAGTAATACATGTACATAATACCTAAACAGAGCACCAGTAGCTTATTTTTCATAGAAGTGGTGTTTTTatgcataatagaaaaatgttatcGAACACAGTGTATTAAAGATTGTTACAACAACAACACGGACAGAAAAAATACCATTTTATTATTCACAGAACAAAAATTGTGGCAATGTCTGACTTCTATAAGTTGCATGATGTCATGTCCTCTGCACCTGAATGTGGAATTTGCATGCTGGCATTGACTGGACTTCAGCTGTCACCATACTATTGATACCAAGATTAGACAAAGCACCACGTATCAGTCCACAAGTGAATGCTACATACTGTAAAGAAAACATTGATTTATGAAATAAACCAACATTTTTTCCCTAAAAGCATCATACTATAATGGAACAATTTAAATCACAGAAATGAAGTAATTGTGGATTTTTAATCAAAGTGTAAAAAAATGCTAACTACTATTACTTGCAATATCAAAGATTTTCAGATAGCAAACAATGACTGTGTAATAGTCCATATAATATTAACCGTAATTATCATTAAGGAAACTATGGGCTTACAAAATAAAAGGGCATTGGcatacaaaatttcattgtttGCTTTAACTCTATTTAGTGAGATTACATAACAATGTAGATATTTTATAGCTGGACACACTTGTAATTTGTGTACATACCCTAGGAGCTAGTTCAAGATACTGGCGACCTGTTGACAGTCTAGTTAGAAATCGGAATGCATTATCTTGGAGTACATATACACCTTGATGATTGGTCCTTAGATTATCAATCTGTTTCTTATTGATGGATGACCAAAAATCAGTACATATAAATTTCATGGTATCAAGTTCATCTTTGAACCGTGGCCACTCTTTTGTTAACCTGTTTTAAAGTAAACAGGAATATTAGTTTAGAATCAGAAATCGCCTTCTCAAAATTATAACTATACAAGGTTAAAAAATAATCCAAATCCAACTACTACAAGTGGAAAATAGAACTTCTCAGTAGCCTGTAGTAAAGTaactcccccccccacacacacacagcacaatacAGACTTGGgcagggggtggagggtggggagaTGAGTGCAGGCAGGAACACTggagaataaaaattattggtacAGCTCCAATATGACACACACATTCCTTTAGATGATACAATCCCATATTTTTATTTGAGAAGTATACCGTAAACCCACTTCTGCACATTGTACTTCTTTGAAGTTCTAGTACTTTTCTCACATACCTCCCTTGAGGCAAAAGTTAGGAGTACAGAGGCTTCTTTACTTACTCTATCCTTTGAATGAGATTCAACAACAGTCCCCAATGTTAcctgtaatttttttctgattttctaaAGGAAGCAGATCAGTTATCAACCAGATATTGTCAAGAAGTgaaacacaagctcagattgggaaggaaatcagtcatgtCCCCAAAGAAAATGCTCTGTATacaccttaagcaatttagggaaaccacaaaaaAATCTGAATACAGGTGGCCAGATCTGAATTACTATTCTTGGATTTTTTCGAAGTTTTGTTTGTTGTTAGCATTTTACTGTTAACTTTCATACTGCCTTGAACTCTACACTGCAGAGCAGCCAGTGTGAGGACTGTGAAGTGACCATCACTTCTTCCACCCTTCACATTACTTTCTTCTATAACTCATCATGATTAGCTTTTCCTTCAGCCCATGAATATAAGCAGAATTTGTTATCACATCATTACTACTTTGCCTCCAAAACAGTGTCATATAGAAATAATGCTTACATTTATAGCTAACATGGCATTGTGGGGTTACACCGCAGTTTGTTCACTTGGCACTGCTTTTTTATATCCATCTGTGGAACTACAACTGCTGTTTCTCatagagtattgtttgtctgcaATGGGTGTGGACAGACATCAAAGTAAACAGTACTACTTGCTCAAAGAATTGCAATTTCTGCTAACTGACAGCTCAAATGAAAATGCAACAGTTGAGGAAGCATGCAGAATATGTGGAAGGGAATACGCCCTTACTAGCTACCCCAACTGCCAGTTTCAATGATCCCAAATATAGCTGTCCATGCTAACTATTTATTGTTAAGTTCTGTTTACCTTTTCTCTTTTCCTAAAAGATCTTAACTCCAAGTTTCAAAAGCCAAAAgtctttaatttctgtgtgacagtCCATCTGCTGCATTTGATTAAGGAGTTAACTATTCTGTGTTTACACTTCATTGTGCACTATCCTTTTCTACAGAAAGAATAATATTGAAAAAGTATTGTGTTTTATATGATCCAGCAATTTGAAAATTTGTCACTTtcaaaatcacaaagaaccatttccaatcaacaaacagccactgaaataaaaattaatgatgaTCTGACAAAGTTATTCACTACATTCTGGTGAATTTCTATTAAGCTGCTCAGCACTTCACTCTAAATTTGCACAAGTTTTCTATCAGCGAGTACCTATTTCAGAAAactatttaaaaacaataaatacctGATATAGCCTTAAACAGAATATTTACCATGAGATGCACATTTTTTGATGGGAAGGAAACCAAATGGTCTCTTATGTAAACTGTGGCCTCTCAGGCAAGAAAATACATCCCCAGTGTGCACCAGTTTAGAATACTCAGTccttaagcaatttaaacaaagaAATACTCACCCttcaaacaaagaatatttaaaggcaatcaatgtaaaagtaatcATCTTGTGGCTTGGTATTTCATGGCCATTTACAGACCACCTGAAGCTTTTTTTTTAAGCACACAAAAGAATTTCTGTGTCTACTACATCACAAAGCAGACCGTGGGTATGTTAAACTGACTAAAATTGCAGTGTGGCTGCATTGTGGGGTTTTAAGGTACTAAACTACTATGGTC
This window encodes:
- the LOC126480827 gene encoding trafficking protein particle complex subunit 6b, coding for MADEALFEYLHSELVAYAFKDCEKDKQASDLSTLEYIGFSSGYRIIERLTKEWPRFKDELDTMKFICTDFWSSINKKQIDNLRTNHQGVYVLQDNAFRFLTRLSTGRQYLELAPRYVAFTCGLIRGALSNLGINSMVTAEVQSMPACKFHIQVQRT